The following coding sequences lie in one Mycobacterium sp. Z3061 genomic window:
- a CDS encoding LCP family protein produces MSDGEKDATPDHRRARSAGDAADFLTANAQALPGAAPWERFTATSADDELSRWSAGSVTKAETPAEPEDGQAGSHNDGVLSVADLIAKLGATLPERPTHHHVADEPEVDDEPEPAEEPDVVERDDLLDTQVIPTPAYSLQLLSEIPDLGAANYPEDSGADEKASRRKRRRATAPANVSTTPKRKSHRRPILIAGRSLVAVVALLSLVLTGGAWHWSSSKNNQLNTVSALDPGSADIVDPNAQYGDENFLIVGMDSRLGANANVGAGDTEDAGGARSDTVMLVNIPADRKRVVAVSFPRDLAITPIQCEAWNPEDGKYGPIYDPKTGKTGPRMVYTETKLNSAFSFGGPKCLVKVIQKLSGLSVNRFIAIDFVGFGRMVEALGGVEVCSTTPLKDYELGTVLAHAGRQVIDGPTALNYVRARQVTTESNGDYGRIKRQQLFLSSLLRTMISEDTLMNLNKLNNVVNMFIGNSYVDNVKTRDLVELGRSLQHMAAGHVTFVTVPTGITDQDGNEPPRTADMKALFTAIINDDPLPKENDQNAQSLGTSQTSGSGASPTKKPPQPQPQPAPANDTHREQVTTTSPQEVTVQVSNGTGTEGLAATAASQLKRNGFNVMTPDDYPNSLKTTTVFFSPGNEQAAATVAAAFGNSKVERVTGIGSVVQVVLGPDFSAVSSPPPSGSSVSMQVSRNTSSTPTRLPEDLTVTNAADTTCE; encoded by the coding sequence ATGAGTGACGGCGAGAAAGACGCCACTCCTGACCATCGGCGCGCGCGGAGCGCCGGTGATGCTGCTGACTTCCTTACCGCAAACGCACAGGCATTGCCAGGCGCCGCGCCGTGGGAGCGCTTCACGGCGACGTCGGCCGATGACGAACTGAGTCGTTGGTCCGCCGGTTCCGTCACTAAAGCCGAGACTCCGGCCGAACCTGAGGATGGCCAGGCGGGCAGCCACAACGACGGGGTCCTGAGCGTCGCGGACCTGATCGCAAAACTCGGTGCCACCCTTCCGGAGCGCCCCACTCACCATCACGTGGCCGACGAACCAGAGGTGGACGACGAGCCGGAACCCGCCGAAGAACCCGACGTCGTCGAGCGCGACGACCTGCTCGACACCCAGGTGATCCCCACTCCGGCGTACTCCCTGCAGTTGCTCTCCGAAATCCCCGACCTGGGGGCGGCCAACTACCCGGAGGATTCCGGAGCGGACGAGAAGGCCTCGCGCCGGAAGCGGCGCCGCGCCACCGCACCGGCCAACGTCTCGACCACCCCGAAGCGCAAGTCCCACCGGCGGCCGATCCTGATCGCGGGCCGCTCCCTGGTCGCGGTCGTCGCGCTGCTGTCGCTGGTGCTCACCGGCGGCGCGTGGCACTGGAGTTCGTCGAAGAACAACCAGCTGAACACCGTCAGCGCCCTAGACCCCGGGTCCGCCGACATCGTCGACCCCAACGCGCAGTACGGCGACGAGAACTTCCTGATCGTCGGCATGGACTCGCGCCTGGGGGCCAATGCCAATGTGGGGGCCGGTGATACCGAGGACGCCGGCGGCGCCCGTTCGGACACGGTGATGCTGGTCAACATCCCCGCCGACCGCAAGCGTGTGGTCGCGGTGTCGTTCCCCCGTGACCTGGCGATCACTCCCATCCAGTGCGAGGCGTGGAATCCCGAGGACGGCAAGTACGGACCCATCTACGACCCGAAGACCGGCAAGACCGGTCCCCGGATGGTCTACACCGAGACCAAGCTGAACTCCGCGTTCTCCTTCGGCGGCCCCAAGTGCCTGGTGAAGGTGATCCAGAAGTTGTCCGGTTTGAGCGTCAACCGGTTCATCGCCATCGACTTCGTCGGATTCGGTCGCATGGTCGAGGCCCTCGGCGGGGTCGAGGTGTGCAGCACCACGCCGCTGAAAGACTACGAACTGGGCACGGTGCTCGCCCATGCCGGACGCCAGGTCATCGACGGCCCCACCGCGCTGAACTACGTACGCGCCCGGCAGGTCACCACTGAGAGCAACGGCGACTACGGCCGCATCAAGCGGCAGCAGCTGTTCCTGTCCTCGCTGCTGCGGACGATGATCTCCGAGGACACGTTGATGAACCTCAACAAGCTCAACAACGTCGTCAACATGTTCATCGGCAACAGCTACGTCGACAACGTCAAGACCAGAGACCTGGTCGAACTCGGCCGCTCCCTGCAACACATGGCGGCCGGGCACGTCACGTTCGTCACCGTGCCCACGGGCATCACCGACCAGGACGGCAACGAGCCGCCACGGACCGCGGACATGAAAGCGCTGTTCACCGCGATCATCAACGACGATCCGTTGCCCAAGGAAAACGACCAGAACGCACAGAGTCTGGGCACCTCGCAGACTTCCGGGTCGGGCGCCAGCCCCACCAAGAAGCCGCCGCAACCTCAGCCCCAGCCGGCCCCGGCCAATGACACGCACCGCGAGCAGGTGACGACGACCTCCCCGCAGGAGGTCACGGTCCAGGTGTCCAACGGCACCGGCACCGAGGGCCTGGCCGCGACCGCCGCGAGCCAACTCAAGCGCAACGGCTTCAACGTGATGACTCCGGACGACTATCCGAATTCACTGAAGACGACGACCGTGTTCTTCTCACCCGGCAATGAACAGGCCGCCGCCACGGTGGCCGCGGCGTTCGGTAACTCGAAGGTCGAGCGGGTAACCGGGATCGGCTCGGTGGTCCAAGTGGTGCTCGGGCCGGACTTCAGCGCGGTGAGCTCGCCCCCGCCCAGCGGTTCCTCGGTGAGCATGCAGGTCAGCCGGAACACCAGCAGCACGCCGACCAGGCTGCCCGAGGATCTGACGGTCACCAATGCGGCAGACACCACCTGCGAATAG
- the phoU gene encoding phosphate signaling complex protein PhoU produces MRTAYHEQLAELSERLGEMCGLAGIAMERATQALLQADLVLAEQVITDHERISALSAQAEESAFVLLALQAPVAGDLRSIVSAIQIVADIDRMGALALHVAKIARRRHPQHALPEEVNGYFAEMGSIAVELGNSAQEVLQTRDPEKAARIREEDDAMDDLHRHLFNVLMDREWKYGVAAAVDVTLLGRFYERFADHAVEVARRVIFQATGKFPEGEPSPTSH; encoded by the coding sequence ATGAGAACCGCCTACCATGAGCAGCTCGCGGAATTATCCGAGCGCCTCGGCGAGATGTGCGGGCTGGCCGGGATTGCGATGGAGCGGGCTACCCAAGCCTTGTTGCAGGCCGATCTGGTGCTGGCCGAGCAGGTCATCACCGACCACGAAAGAATATCGGCGCTCAGCGCGCAGGCGGAGGAGAGCGCCTTCGTCCTGCTGGCCCTGCAGGCGCCGGTAGCCGGTGATCTGAGGTCGATCGTCAGCGCCATTCAGATCGTCGCAGACATCGACCGGATGGGCGCCCTGGCGCTGCACGTCGCCAAGATCGCCCGCCGGCGCCATCCCCAGCATGCGCTGCCCGAGGAGGTCAACGGCTACTTCGCCGAAATGGGCAGCATCGCAGTCGAATTGGGCAACAGCGCGCAAGAGGTACTGCAAACCCGCGACCCGGAGAAGGCCGCCCGGATCCGCGAAGAAGACGACGCGATGGACGACCTGCACCGCCACCTGTTCAACGTGCTGATGGACCGGGAGTGGAAGTACGGCGTAGCTGCCGCGGTGGACGTCACCCTGCTGGGTCGGTTCTACGAACGCTTCGCCGACCACGCCGTCGAGGTGGCCCGCCGGGTCATCTTCCAGGCCACGGGCAAGTTCCCCGAGGGCGAGCCGAGCCCTACCTCGCACTGA